A single genomic interval of Pseudomonadota bacterium harbors:
- a CDS encoding NAD(P)/FAD-dependent oxidoreductase: MKTCDALVLGAGAAGLMAALTAAQRGLRVTVLEKSRKPGRKILMSGGGRCNFTNLHVGPENFICGNPHFVKSALARYTPWHFIELVDRHRVPWHERDHGQLFCDDSAKDIVTLLLTECEQAGVTIETRCDVGAVSRRAPGFEVDTSLGAWQCGSVVVATGGLSIPSMGGDGFGYRLAEAFGLTLRPQRAGLVPFRFSGDTQSLTEALSGNAVSVTAQAEGPAFSEAMLFTHRGLSGPAMLQVSNYWDLGQPIDVDLLPGRDASALALSAKATAPRAVLRTVLSEHLPRALVSGLEGRWWPARADTALADWPDRALADIGARVNGWSLRPAGTEGYRTAEVTLGGVDTDSLSSRSLEVKDVPGLYFIGEVVDVTGWLGGYNFQWAWASGFATGTALST; encoded by the coding sequence GTGAAAACCTGTGATGCCCTGGTGCTTGGCGCGGGTGCGGCCGGGCTGATGGCGGCGCTGACCGCGGCGCAGCGCGGCTTGCGCGTCACAGTGCTCGAGAAAAGCCGCAAGCCCGGGCGGAAGATCCTGATGTCGGGTGGGGGGCGCTGCAATTTCACCAACCTGCACGTCGGGCCCGAAAACTTCATCTGCGGCAACCCGCATTTCGTCAAGAGTGCCCTCGCCAGGTACACACCTTGGCATTTCATTGAGCTCGTGGATCGCCACCGGGTACCCTGGCACGAGCGTGACCACGGCCAGTTGTTCTGCGACGATTCGGCCAAGGACATCGTCACGTTGCTGCTCACCGAGTGTGAGCAGGCCGGTGTGACCATCGAAACCCGCTGTGACGTCGGTGCGGTCAGCCGCCGCGCGCCGGGCTTCGAGGTCGACACTTCGCTCGGCGCGTGGCAGTGCGGTTCCGTGGTGGTTGCAACCGGCGGACTGTCGATCCCGAGCATGGGCGGCGACGGCTTTGGCTACCGCCTGGCGGAGGCGTTTGGTCTGACCCTGCGGCCGCAGCGCGCAGGGCTTGTGCCCTTTCGGTTCAGCGGGGACACCCAATCGCTGACCGAGGCCCTCAGTGGCAACGCGGTGTCAGTGACGGCGCAGGCCGAGGGGCCGGCGTTTTCCGAGGCCATGTTGTTCACTCACCGGGGGCTCAGCGGCCCGGCCATGCTGCAGGTATCCAACTACTGGGACCTTGGCCAGCCGATTGACGTGGACCTGCTGCCCGGACGCGACGCGTCAGCGCTCGCGCTGTCGGCGAAAGCCACTGCACCCCGCGCCGTGTTGCGCACCGTGCTCAGCGAGCACCTGCCGCGCGCCCTGGTGAGCGGCCTCGAAGGCCGGTGGTGGCCAGCGCGCGCGGACACCGCGCTCGCGGATTGGCCAGACCGAGCGCTGGCGGACATTGGCGCGCGCGTCAACGGGTGGTCGCTGCGCCCCGCTGGCACCGAGGGCTACCGCACTGCCGAGGTCACCCTCGGTGGTGTCGACACCGACAGCCTGTCGTCGCGCAGCCTTGAAGTCAAAGATGTGCCGGGATTGTATTTTATCGGCGAAGTGGTCGACGTCACCGGCTGGTTGGGGGGCTACAATTTCCAGTGGGCCTGGGCGAGTGGTTTCGCCACGGGCACGGCACTGTCAACCTGA
- a CDS encoding aldehyde dehydrogenase family protein, with the protein MRTQNHIAGDWVAGASTVPNHNPSDLSDVIGHFAQADTADLHRAIDAATEAQRAWARTGLEHRQAVLHRIGEALMARATELGTLLAREEGKPLAEGKGEVYRAGQFFTYYAAEVLRQIGDTADSVRPGVEVTVHREPVGVIGIVSPWNFPTATAVWKIAPALAFGNAVIWKPANLVPASAVALTEIIANQTELPAGLFNLVMGSGGAIGQALVEHPGIDAISFTGSVDVGKGIAAATARNLTKLQMEMGSKNALVVMDDAKLDTAVAAAVGGAFGGTGQKCTASSRVIVHRKVHDEFVERFVAGAKALTVDHALKDGTQIGPVVSETQLQQNLDNVELGKREGAELVCGGDRATRETDGYYMNPGVFIGGTNAMQINREELFAPLACVIAIDSYDEALATVNDTRFGLTSGIITESLARATHFRRHAQTGCVMVNLPTAGTDYHVPFGGRGESSYGPREQGQYAAEFYTTVKTSYIAAGDPV; encoded by the coding sequence GTGCGCACACAAAACCACATTGCCGGCGACTGGGTGGCTGGCGCGTCCACCGTGCCCAATCACAACCCGTCGGACCTCAGCGACGTCATTGGCCACTTCGCCCAAGCCGACACCGCAGACCTGCACCGTGCCATCGACGCGGCAACCGAGGCGCAGCGCGCCTGGGCCAGAACCGGTCTCGAACACCGCCAAGCCGTCTTGCACCGCATCGGTGAAGCCCTCATGGCACGCGCGACTGAACTCGGTACACTGCTCGCGCGCGAAGAGGGAAAGCCGCTCGCCGAAGGCAAAGGTGAGGTCTACCGCGCCGGCCAGTTCTTCACCTACTACGCGGCCGAGGTGCTGCGTCAGATCGGCGACACGGCCGACTCCGTGCGACCGGGTGTCGAAGTCACGGTGCACAGGGAGCCGGTCGGCGTGATCGGCATCGTCTCGCCGTGGAATTTCCCGACCGCCACCGCCGTCTGGAAGATCGCGCCCGCGCTCGCATTCGGCAATGCCGTCATCTGGAAACCCGCCAACCTCGTGCCCGCGTCCGCCGTCGCGTTGACCGAGATCATCGCCAACCAGACCGAGCTGCCAGCGGGCCTGTTCAACCTCGTGATGGGCAGCGGTGGTGCCATCGGCCAGGCGCTGGTCGAACACCCCGGAATCGACGCGATCAGCTTCACCGGTTCAGTCGACGTCGGCAAGGGCATCGCCGCCGCCACGGCACGAAATCTCACCAAGTTGCAGATGGAGATGGGCTCGAAAAACGCCCTCGTCGTGATGGACGACGCGAAGCTCGACACCGCCGTGGCCGCCGCCGTTGGCGGTGCCTTCGGGGGCACCGGGCAGAAGTGCACGGCCTCTTCGCGCGTGATCGTGCACCGCAAAGTGCACGATGAGTTTGTCGAACGCTTCGTCGCCGGTGCCAAGGCCCTGACCGTCGACCACGCACTCAAGGACGGCACCCAGATCGGTCCGGTCGTGAGCGAAACCCAACTGCAACAGAACCTCGACAACGTCGAGCTCGGCAAACGCGAGGGCGCCGAACTCGTCTGCGGCGGCGACCGCGCGACGCGCGAGACCGACGGCTATTACATGAACCCCGGTGTCTTCATCGGCGGCACCAACGCCATGCAGATCAACCGCGAAGAACTCTTCGCCCCGCTCGCGTGCGTGATCGCGATCGACAGCTACGACGAAGCCCTCGCCACCGTCAACGACACCCGCTTCGGCCTGACCTCCGGCATCATCACCGAGTCACTCGCGCGAGCCACACACTTCCGCCGCCACGCGCAAACCGGCTGTGTCATGGTCAACCTGCCCACCGCCGGCACCGACTACCACGTGCCCTTTGGCGGTCGCGGCGAGTCGAGCTACGGTCCACGCGAACAAGGCCAGTACGCGGCCGAGTTCTACACCACCGTCAAGACCAGCTATATCGCCGCCGGAGACCCAGTGTGA
- a CDS encoding membrane dipeptidase — protein MRIDGLQYANWSETIFREMRAGKVDAVHVTIAYHENFRETVANFETWNRWFERYPDLICKAVSGDDVRAAKVAGRTAIVFGFQNPSPIEDDIGLVEILHALGARFMQLTYNNQSLLATGCYEAEDTGITRMGREVIREMNRVGLVIDMSHSAERSTLEAAEISERPIVVSHANPTSWHPALRNKSEAVMRALAESGGMLGFSLYPHHLRGGSDCTLESFCQAMADAAEVMGVDHLGIGSDLCQDQPDSVVEWMRVGRWSKSIDYGEGSADNPGFPPMPSWFGGNTDFDNIQAGLRAVGFSASDVDALMGENWLRFFDANFSPKAT, from the coding sequence GTGCGGATCGACGGCCTGCAATACGCCAACTGGTCGGAGACCATCTTCCGTGAAATGCGCGCAGGCAAGGTCGACGCGGTGCACGTGACCATCGCTTACCACGAGAACTTCCGCGAGACCGTTGCCAACTTCGAAACCTGGAATCGCTGGTTCGAGCGGTACCCCGACCTCATTTGCAAGGCGGTCTCCGGCGATGACGTGCGCGCAGCCAAAGTTGCTGGCCGCACCGCGATCGTGTTCGGTTTCCAGAACCCCTCGCCCATCGAAGACGACATCGGGCTGGTTGAGATCCTGCACGCGCTCGGCGCGCGCTTCATGCAACTCACCTACAACAACCAGTCGCTGCTGGCGACCGGGTGCTACGAGGCCGAAGACACCGGCATCACCCGCATGGGCCGCGAAGTCATCCGCGAAATGAACCGTGTGGGCCTCGTGATCGACATGAGTCACTCGGCCGAACGCTCGACACTCGAGGCGGCCGAGATCAGCGAGCGACCGATTGTGGTGAGCCACGCCAACCCCACGAGCTGGCACCCGGCGCTGCGCAACAAATCAGAGGCCGTGATGCGCGCGCTGGCCGAGAGCGGCGGCATGCTCGGATTCTCGCTCTACCCACACCACCTGAGAGGCGGCTCCGACTGCACACTCGAAAGCTTCTGCCAGGCGATGGCGGATGCCGCCGAGGTCATGGGCGTCGACCACCTCGGCATCGGCTCCGACCTCTGCCAGGACCAGCCCGACAGCGTGGTCGAGTGGATGCGGGTGGGCCGTTGGAGCAAATCGATCGACTACGGCGAGGGCTCGGCCGACAACCCGGGCTTCCCGCCGATGCCGTCCTGGTTCGGCGGCAACACTGATTTCGACAACATCCAGGCGGGGCTGCGGGCAGTCGGTTTCAGCGCGAGCGATGTCGACGCCCTCATGGGCGAGAACTGGCTGCGGTTCTTCGACGCCAATTTCAGCCCGAAAGCGACCTGA
- a CDS encoding LysR family transcriptional regulator, which translates to MLPKPDALRAFIAVAECGTLAAAAERLNRTPSAVSTTMKQLEATFGGPLFDGERKSQLTALGRFALERARVAVADFDTAMLAVCHYAAGRIGRVRVAAVPSIATHLLPDVVAAFQQAAPDVALEIRDVDSLAVSELVRDNEADIGLASRAPVSPTTRAHTLLTEPFLVVCASDHWLVKTGRPVQWAALAGERFIAHGLLGLIGRTEVDALTADPAVTVHNVASMISFVERGLGVTLLPALAVPESASVATLPLADNAVTRTVHLLAEGELNPAAATFADLVVAQAGVLSARLEAGGLTRGARQTAPV; encoded by the coding sequence ATGTTGCCAAAACCCGACGCCTTGCGGGCGTTCATCGCCGTCGCGGAGTGCGGCACGCTGGCCGCAGCGGCCGAGCGCCTCAACCGCACGCCCTCTGCTGTGTCGACCACCATGAAACAACTGGAGGCTACCTTTGGCGGCCCGCTGTTCGACGGTGAGCGCAAATCGCAGCTCACGGCACTCGGGCGCTTCGCGCTCGAGCGCGCGCGGGTTGCCGTGGCCGATTTCGACACGGCGATGCTCGCCGTCTGCCATTACGCCGCCGGTCGGATCGGGCGCGTGCGGGTCGCCGCGGTGCCGTCGATCGCGACGCACCTGTTGCCGGACGTGGTCGCGGCGTTTCAGCAGGCGGCACCCGACGTCGCGCTCGAAATCCGCGACGTCGACTCACTCGCCGTCAGCGAGCTCGTGCGCGACAACGAAGCCGACATCGGCCTGGCCAGCCGCGCGCCTGTCAGTCCGACCACCCGCGCGCACACGCTGCTGACCGAACCGTTTCTGGTCGTGTGTGCGTCCGACCACTGGTTGGTGAAAACGGGTCGGCCCGTGCAGTGGGCTGCACTCGCCGGCGAGCGGTTCATTGCCCACGGTCTGCTGGGGCTGATCGGCCGCACCGAGGTGGACGCACTGACTGCCGACCCGGCCGTCACGGTGCACAACGTGGCCTCGATGATCAGTTTCGTCGAACGCGGGCTCGGCGTGACGCTGTTGCCGGCCCTGGCCGTGCCCGAGTCGGCTTCGGTCGCGACCTTGCCGCTCGCGGACAACGCGGTCACCCGCACGGTTCACCTGCTGGCCGAGGGCGAGTTGAACCCGGCTGCGGCGACCTTCGCCGATCTCGTGGTCGCACAGGCCGGTGTGCTGTCGGCACGGCTCGAGGCCGGCGGCCTCACTCGAGGAGCTCGGCAAACGGCCCCGGTTTGA
- a CDS encoding DUF4153 domain-containing protein: MTALPTILAALGAAICIAVERLADRTWEAVLSQDTRIALAAALAAAGVSFALCLTPRRPLRDTGFALVGGATVGGLVYGQLHLDTLNGYSVTTVFIALGIALPLYQASGPHPRSLYAALHRHAWTNIIVGSLSLVFVAVAFACAFLLAALFALVEIDVLKDWLENATFNAGLAGAAAGAAAGVLRQHHGVVSATQGVVQSVLSILAVPVGIGLPVFLLALGGTGLSPLWDADWSATVTVLSAASLAVLLANSVLRSSDEDVTDNPVTRLAARALGLCVLPLTAIAAIALALRVEAHGLTPERIWGGIAVAVALLYGLAYLVALLPGPLWMNRARRGNVVLATLVCALALILATPALDLGAMAARQQLARVSAGEVTVDQFDAAALAHDFGPGGRRVLVEHDPGGDAALSERIAVALQEDGKHQQALGTLKALLTVQPAGRAAPDALLELLISRRACDGSYCYLVLAPTHAMTVSDTCYRRNRSCQPSVRHFILSENGWGRYYGQHDRIESGQNIELNRAAAAGAISLRTVTRAQVYIGDTPVGQPFKPGPFAELLE, translated from the coding sequence ATGACCGCGCTGCCCACCATCCTGGCGGCCCTCGGCGCCGCGATCTGCATCGCCGTCGAACGCCTGGCGGACCGCACCTGGGAGGCGGTGTTGAGCCAGGACACACGCATCGCGTTGGCCGCCGCGTTGGCCGCCGCGGGGGTGAGCTTCGCGCTGTGTCTGACGCCACGGCGTCCGCTGCGGGACACCGGCTTTGCGCTGGTCGGCGGCGCCACGGTCGGCGGCCTGGTGTACGGCCAACTCCACCTCGACACGCTGAACGGGTACAGCGTGACGACGGTGTTCATTGCGCTCGGCATCGCCTTGCCCCTCTACCAGGCGAGCGGGCCGCACCCGCGCTCGCTCTACGCCGCATTGCACCGCCACGCCTGGACCAACATCATCGTGGGCAGCCTGAGCCTGGTGTTTGTGGCCGTGGCGTTCGCCTGCGCATTCTTGCTGGCCGCGCTCTTTGCCCTGGTCGAGATCGACGTGCTGAAAGACTGGCTTGAGAACGCGACGTTCAACGCAGGGCTTGCGGGCGCGGCTGCGGGCGCCGCCGCCGGCGTGTTGCGGCAACACCACGGTGTCGTCTCGGCCACCCAGGGCGTGGTCCAGAGCGTGTTGTCCATCCTCGCCGTGCCCGTGGGCATCGGCCTGCCGGTGTTCCTGCTCGCCCTGGGAGGCACCGGGCTGAGCCCGCTGTGGGACGCAGACTGGAGCGCAACGGTGACCGTTCTCAGCGCGGCGAGTCTGGCGGTGCTGCTGGCCAACAGCGTGTTGCGCAGCAGCGACGAGGACGTCACCGACAACCCGGTCACGCGGCTCGCCGCCCGCGCACTCGGCCTCTGCGTGCTGCCGTTGACCGCGATCGCCGCTATCGCGCTCGCACTCCGGGTTGAAGCCCACGGGCTGACACCCGAGCGCATCTGGGGTGGCATCGCGGTCGCCGTCGCGTTGCTCTACGGCCTGGCCTATCTGGTGGCCCTGCTGCCCGGCCCACTGTGGATGAACCGCGCTCGCCGGGGCAACGTGGTGCTCGCCACGCTGGTCTGCGCCCTGGCACTGATCCTCGCGACGCCAGCACTCGACCTCGGCGCCATGGCGGCCAGACAACAGCTCGCGCGGGTCAGCGCCGGCGAGGTGACGGTGGATCAGTTCGACGCCGCGGCGCTCGCGCACGATTTCGGACCCGGGGGACGGCGCGTGCTTGTCGAGCACGACCCAGGCGGCGACGCCGCGCTCAGCGAGCGCATCGCCGTAGCCCTGCAGGAGGATGGCAAACACCAACAGGCGCTCGGCACGCTGAAGGCGCTGTTGACAGTGCAACCCGCCGGGCGAGCCGCGCCGGACGCGCTGCTCGAGCTGCTGATCTCGCGTCGCGCGTGCGACGGCAGCTACTGTTATCTCGTGCTGGCACCGACGCACGCCATGACCGTGTCGGACACGTGCTACCGGCGCAATCGCAGCTGCCAGCCCAGCGTCCGTCACTTCATTCTGTCCGAGAACGGTTGGGGCCGATACTACGGGCAACACGACCGAATCGAGTCCGGGCAGAACATCGAACTGAACCGCGCCGCCGCCGCCGGCGCCATCAGCCTGCGCACGGTCACACGCGCGCAGGTCTACATCGGCGACACCCCGGTCGGTCAGCCGTTCAAACCGGGGCCGTTTGCCGAGCTCCTCGAGTGA